The following are from one region of the Pseudomonadota bacterium genome:
- the hisA gene encoding 1-(5-phosphoribosyl)-5-[(5-phosphoribosylamino)methylideneamino]imidazole-4-carboxamide isomerase yields the protein MIIMPAIDLKDGNCVRLRQGRMEDDTVFSGDPVAMALKWQSAGARYLHLVDLNGAFAGVPVNRAVIEEIVAALTIPCQLGGGIRDLETIAAYLELGLERVILGTVAVEKPELVRQAAAAFPGRICVGIDARQGWVATRGWAEATRVQALDLARGFEDCGVAAIVYTDILRDGMRSGVNLEETRSLAEIVSIPVIASGGIATLDDIRVLLPLEKSGVQAAITGRALYEGSLDLGQAQALADGEGGL from the coding sequence ATGATTATCATGCCGGCGATTGATCTTAAAGATGGTAATTGTGTGCGGTTGCGGCAGGGTCGGATGGAGGATGATACGGTTTTCTCCGGCGACCCGGTGGCCATGGCCCTAAAATGGCAATCTGCGGGGGCCAGGTATCTGCATCTGGTCGATCTCAATGGCGCCTTTGCCGGAGTTCCGGTAAATCGCGCGGTTATCGAAGAGATTGTCGCCGCCCTGACGATTCCCTGTCAGCTGGGCGGCGGGATTCGAGATCTGGAAACGATTGCGGCCTATCTTGAACTTGGTTTGGAACGAGTCATTCTGGGAACGGTGGCCGTGGAAAAGCCGGAACTTGTCAGGCAGGCGGCGGCGGCTTTTCCGGGACGGATCTGTGTCGGCATTGATGCTCGGCAAGGGTGGGTCGCGACTCGGGGCTGGGCCGAGGCCACTCGTGTCCAGGCCCTGGATTTGGCGCGTGGTTTTGAGGATTGCGGGGTTGCCGCGATCGTCTACACCGACATTTTGCGGGACGGGATGCGCAGTGGTGTTAATCTGGAAGAAACCCGCTCTCTGGCGGAGATAGTTTCCATTCCGGTGATTGCATCGGGCGGAATCGCCACGCTGGATGACATCAGGGTCTTGTTGCCGCTGGAAAAATCCGGAGTGCAGGCGGCGATTACCGGCCGGGCGCTTTACGAAGGCAGTCTTGACTTGGGGCAAGCTCAGGCTTTGGCTGACGGAGAGGGAGGGTTGTAA
- the hisH gene encoding imidazole glycerol phosphate synthase subunit HisH yields MIAIVDYGMGNLRSVQKAVEKFGRRAVITRSPQLLADARAVILPGVGAFRDCMDNLENFALIDPVLRAIASGKPFLGICLGLQLLFSESLEFGCHAGLGVIKGQVRPFAVDLPDPDRPGAFLKIPHMGWNEVVKTKDCAVLDGLDPAAYFYFVHSYYVVPENPEVIAAKTDYGGEFVAAVAFDNVLATQFHPEKSQQQGLALFRAFAALE; encoded by the coding sequence ATGATCGCGATTGTTGATTATGGTATGGGCAACCTGCGCAGTGTGCAGAAGGCCGTGGAAAAGTTCGGTCGCCGGGCAGTGATTACTCGCAGCCCACAGCTGTTGGCCGATGCCCGGGCCGTTATTTTACCGGGAGTCGGAGCTTTTCGGGATTGCATGGATAATCTGGAAAACTTTGCTTTGATTGATCCGGTGCTGCGCGCCATTGCTTCTGGAAAGCCTTTTTTAGGTATCTGTCTGGGGTTGCAGTTGCTGTTCAGTGAGAGCCTGGAATTTGGATGCCATGCCGGACTTGGGGTGATCAAGGGCCAGGTCCGGCCTTTTGCCGTGGATTTGCCGGATCCGGATCGTCCCGGCGCTTTTCTGAAGATTCCCCATATGGGCTGGAACGAGGTTGTCAAAACCAAAGACTGCGCCGTGCTCGACGGGCTTGATCCGGCCGCCTATTTTTACTTTGTTCACTCTTATTACGTGGTTCCCGAGAATCCGGAAGTGATCGCTGCGAAAACGGATTATGGCGGTGAGTTCGTGGCGGCTGTAGCCTTTGACAATGTCTTAGCGACCCAGTTCCATCCAGAAAAGAGTCAGCAGCAGGGACTAGCCCTTTTCCGGGCCTTTGCGGCGCTGGAGTGA
- the hisB gene encoding imidazoleglycerol-phosphate dehydratase HisB, with protein MGSNVRCAEIRRQTAETDIQLLLTLEGQGEGRIETGIPFMDHMLTLFARHSGSDLEILAKGDLEVDFHHTVEDLGICLGRALSQALGELGGLARYGEALIPMDESLCSAVVDISRRPFLVFNLALRTPKVGELDSELIEEFFRALTVHGGLTLHLNLHYGKNQHHIFESAFKAVAHALRRAWTPRTELAGQVLSSKGVL; from the coding sequence ATGGGGAGTAATGTACGTTGCGCCGAAATCCGCCGGCAGACCGCCGAAACCGATATTCAGCTGCTTCTGACCCTGGAGGGCCAAGGGGAGGGCCGGATTGAAACCGGAATTCCTTTTATGGATCACATGTTGACCCTCTTCGCCCGGCACAGCGGCAGCGATCTGGAGATTCTGGCGAAAGGTGATCTGGAGGTCGATTTTCATCACACGGTCGAGGATCTGGGGATTTGTCTGGGGCGGGCCTTAAGTCAGGCCCTGGGTGAACTTGGCGGTCTTGCCCGGTACGGAGAGGCCTTGATTCCGATGGATGAGTCCCTGTGTTCAGCGGTTGTTGATATCTCGCGACGACCTTTTCTGGTTTTCAACCTGGCTCTACGAACCCCCAAGGTGGGCGAGCTTGACAGTGAACTGATCGAGGAGTTTTTTCGGGCGCTGACAGTGCATGGGGGTCTGACTTTACATCTGAATCTCCATTATGGTAAAAATCAGCATCATATCTTCGAGTCGGCTTTTAAAGCCGTCGCCCACGCCCTGCGCCGGGCCTGGACGCCGCGGACGGAACTCGCGGGCCAGGTGTTAAGCTCAAAAGGGGTTTTGTAA